The Cellulomonas sp. P24 genome contains a region encoding:
- a CDS encoding SecDF P1 head subdomain-containing protein has protein sequence MNTRRIERLATILAAAGVLAACSSPGSASAPSLQLRLVTSSTEGACDAPALATDGPGTACSEDGTTTYQVGASLGTITPTSVTRPDVGGGLDLDLAFDQAGSAKLGEVTGKAIGKQLAVLIDGRVLSAAQVADAITGGTVRMAFGTSAEAARVAALLHASATS, from the coding sequence ATGAATACCCGACGGATCGAACGTCTCGCGACCATTCTTGCCGCTGCGGGCGTGCTCGCTGCGTGCAGCTCTCCGGGAAGTGCCTCGGCGCCGTCGCTCCAGCTCCGGCTCGTGACGTCGTCGACCGAGGGCGCGTGCGACGCACCGGCGCTCGCGACCGACGGCCCTGGAACGGCGTGCAGCGAGGATGGGACGACCACCTACCAGGTCGGGGCGTCCCTCGGCACGATCACCCCGACGTCCGTCACCCGCCCTGACGTCGGAGGCGGACTGGATCTCGACCTCGCGTTCGATCAGGCCGGCAGCGCGAAGCTGGGCGAGGTCACGGGGAAGGCGATCGGCAAGCAGCTGGCCGTCCTGATCGACGGTCGGGTTCTCAGCGCAGCACAGGTGGCGGACGCGATCACCGGCGGGACGGTGCGGATGGCCTTCGGGACGTCGGCCGAGGCCGCGCGGGTCGCGGCGCTGCTGCACGCGTCCGCCACGTCCTAG
- a CDS encoding Gmad2 immunoglobulin-like domain-containing protein yields MRREAVTVAVAITAWMLPLAGCTTGEGQSPSPPTSSTSSPTSPSSPGAPTTPTPTSTVGLEQPAVWPSAGVVFDTPEAASADFVTHALGVPATLGAFQQGDSRSGEVPVMFSGEGANATSVQRGLLLLRQLGSANGWYVIAAVNDNAAITSPAPRTTVPAGPLTVEGIGRGFEGTVIVEAFLAGQVTRLDKVVAQGGSMATPEPFTASLDLSGALPGDVVTLLVHGGVGHELDPGDFAAIPVIVS; encoded by the coding sequence GTGCGTCGCGAAGCCGTCACCGTCGCCGTCGCCATCACCGCGTGGATGCTGCCGCTCGCCGGTTGCACGACCGGCGAGGGTCAGAGCCCCTCGCCGCCGACGTCGAGCACCTCCTCCCCCACGTCACCGAGTTCTCCTGGCGCACCCACGACGCCGACGCCGACGAGCACGGTCGGGCTCGAGCAGCCGGCGGTCTGGCCGTCGGCGGGTGTCGTCTTCGATACCCCGGAGGCAGCCTCAGCCGACTTCGTCACCCACGCACTCGGTGTCCCGGCAACCCTCGGGGCATTCCAGCAGGGCGACTCCCGGAGCGGTGAGGTGCCCGTCATGTTCTCCGGCGAGGGCGCCAACGCGACCAGCGTGCAGCGCGGCCTCCTGCTGCTGCGCCAGCTCGGGTCGGCGAACGGTTGGTACGTGATCGCTGCTGTCAACGACAATGCCGCGATCACGTCACCCGCGCCCCGCACCACAGTCCCGGCAGGCCCGCTCACCGTCGAGGGCATCGGCCGCGGCTTCGAGGGAACCGTCATCGTCGAGGCCTTCCTCGCCGGCCAGGTGACGAGGCTCGACAAGGTCGTCGCGCAGGGCGGATCCATGGCGACACCCGAACCGTTCACAGCCTCTCTCGACCTCTCCGGCGCGCTGCCGGGCGACGTCGTCACGCTCCTGGTGCACGGAGGTGTGGGGCACGAGCTCGACCCTGGCGACTTCGCGGCGATTCCGGTGATCGTCTCGTGA
- a CDS encoding DUF5671 domain-containing protein produces MAALGLLSGLLTLAVPVLLIVWAVRHAGHRTGGPRADAHSVRRFFQYLLLYGLLIVATVGVSDLLGLPLQEQSLAGDDSSLLARALTFVVFGLPMFVLLAAWSRRHLQSDPDEARSLGWAFYATVAPLTAVVVAMTTLQGVAATALAGQGADWPGLVHGAVWVAVWLAHLTVARRMLDDARRQGQLVLGALIGLGTSISGLVALLAAAVAALVLEPSTTVLANDPRALADAAATVAVGVPVWVVYWGRRFARARRTSLWFAYVLPVGVGGSSILAVVGASLTVYQVLVWTVGDPGSASAVQHFSGTPTAGACVVVGLLSWWYHRHVLVAAAPGRTEVTRVYEYLMSGIALSAAAVGVALVVVALIDALLPARVEIGAAVTNPLLAAVTLLVVGGPLWWAYWSHIGRVARATGTVELESPSRRVYLVVLFGIGGIAAVVSVLVAAFLAIQAVLRTGIDADVVRDLQIPVAVLLTTAVVSGYHGAVYRDDRSRLPAAGVRHGPRYVLLVGGPDDGIGRAVAHLTGARVDVWTRDDGTAVPWVVEDVVAAVEASPAEAITLVAGPSGLEIVGMHRM; encoded by the coding sequence ATGGCGGCCCTCGGCCTGTTGTCCGGTCTTCTCACGCTCGCCGTCCCGGTGCTGCTGATCGTGTGGGCGGTGCGTCACGCCGGTCACCGGACCGGCGGGCCACGTGCCGACGCGCACAGCGTCCGGCGCTTCTTCCAGTACCTGCTGCTCTACGGGTTGTTGATCGTGGCCACCGTCGGGGTGTCGGACCTCCTCGGCCTGCCCCTCCAGGAGCAGTCCCTCGCGGGCGACGACAGCAGCCTGCTGGCGCGTGCGTTGACGTTCGTCGTCTTCGGCCTCCCGATGTTCGTCCTCCTCGCGGCGTGGTCGCGTCGTCACCTGCAGAGCGACCCGGACGAGGCACGGTCTCTCGGGTGGGCGTTCTACGCCACCGTCGCGCCCCTGACGGCCGTCGTCGTCGCGATGACCACCCTCCAGGGCGTCGCGGCGACGGCACTCGCGGGCCAAGGGGCCGACTGGCCCGGGCTCGTCCACGGTGCGGTGTGGGTGGCGGTCTGGCTCGCGCACCTGACCGTCGCGCGTCGGATGCTCGACGACGCCAGGCGGCAGGGGCAGCTGGTGCTCGGCGCATTGATCGGCCTCGGCACCTCGATCTCCGGGCTGGTCGCCCTGCTGGCGGCCGCCGTGGCCGCTCTCGTGCTGGAGCCGTCGACGACGGTGCTCGCCAACGACCCGCGCGCGCTCGCGGACGCGGCCGCGACCGTGGCCGTGGGCGTGCCCGTCTGGGTCGTGTACTGGGGGAGGCGCTTCGCGAGGGCCCGCCGGACCTCGCTGTGGTTCGCGTACGTGCTGCCGGTCGGTGTCGGTGGCTCGTCGATCCTCGCCGTCGTCGGAGCCAGCCTGACGGTGTACCAGGTGCTCGTGTGGACGGTGGGTGATCCTGGTAGCGCGTCGGCCGTGCAGCACTTCTCCGGGACCCCGACGGCCGGTGCGTGCGTCGTCGTGGGCCTGCTGAGCTGGTGGTACCACCGGCACGTCCTCGTCGCCGCCGCACCCGGTCGCACCGAGGTCACCCGGGTCTACGAGTACCTGATGTCCGGGATCGCTCTCTCCGCAGCGGCGGTCGGGGTCGCGCTCGTGGTGGTGGCTCTCATTGACGCCCTGCTGCCGGCGAGGGTCGAGATCGGGGCGGCCGTCACCAACCCGCTCCTCGCAGCGGTGACCCTCCTGGTCGTCGGCGGCCCGCTCTGGTGGGCCTACTGGTCGCACATCGGCCGGGTCGCCCGCGCGACGGGCACGGTCGAGCTCGAGTCCCCGTCGCGACGCGTCTACCTCGTCGTGCTGTTCGGCATCGGCGGGATCGCTGCCGTGGTGTCGGTGCTCGTCGCGGCATTCCTCGCGATCCAGGCCGTCCTGCGGACCGGCATCGACGCCGACGTGGTGCGCGACCTGCAGATCCCGGTGGCGGTGCTGCTCACCACGGCCGTGGTCTCCGGCTATCACGGTGCGGTCTACCGCGACGACCGGTCACGACTGCCGGCGGCCGGCGTCCGGCACGGTCCGCGCTACGTGCTGCTCGTCGGCGGGCCGGACGATGGCATCGGGCGCGCGGTCGCGCACCTCACGGGCGCCCGGGTGGACGTGTGGACGCGCGACGACGGGACGGCCGTTCCGTGGGTGGTGGAGGACGTCGTCGCGGCGGTGGAGGCGAGCCCGGCAGAGGCGATCACGCTCGTCGCCGGGCCGTCGGGGCTCGAGATCGTCGGCATGCACCGGATGTGA
- a CDS encoding PPOX class F420-dependent oxidoreductase, producing the protein MARTIATTRTVDRSGMLEFTRNRHRMLLMTTRRDGRPQASPVTGGVDTDGRIVISTYPGRAKTLNIERDPRVSVCVLSDEWDGPWIQVDGDAEVLHVPEAVDGLVDYYRCIAGEHPDWDEYRAAMLVQGKSLIRVTPTRWGPVATGGFPADVAARLDG; encoded by the coding sequence ATGGCCCGCACGATCGCGACGACACGTACGGTCGACCGCTCCGGCATGCTGGAGTTCACCCGGAACCGGCATCGCATGCTGCTGATGACCACCCGCAGGGACGGTCGCCCGCAGGCGTCGCCCGTGACCGGTGGCGTCGACACGGACGGGCGGATCGTCATCTCGACGTACCCCGGCCGTGCGAAGACCCTCAACATCGAGCGCGACCCACGCGTGTCCGTCTGCGTGCTGTCCGACGAGTGGGACGGGCCGTGGATCCAGGTCGACGGCGACGCCGAGGTGCTCCACGTGCCGGAGGCCGTCGACGGGCTCGTGGACTACTACCGGTGCATCGCCGGCGAGCATCCCGACTGGGACGAGTACCGCGCGGCGATGCTGGTCCAGGGGAAGTCGCTGATCCGGGTCACTCCGACGCGATGGGGACCGGTCGCGACCGGCGGGTTCCCGGCGGACGTCGCGGCTCGGCTCGACGGCTGA
- a CDS encoding NAD(P)/FAD-dependent oxidoreductase: MGASTTDVVVVGAGLTAAFVAETLRDRGHTGRITLVGEEPHRPYERPPLSKGLLTGATDREALFVHEPAWYPSREVELLLGTTVAAVDRSSRHVVLDDGTRLPYGSLVLATGARPRLLDVPGGPLRGVLQLRRIEDAERLRGALVTATRVAVIGGGWIGLEVAAAARAAGADVTVLHRGGLPLERALGVEMAQVFADLHRDNGVELRPRAEVVGLRGVDAVSGVMLADGSSVSADVVVVGIGVDPCTDLARAAGLAVGGAGTDRGVVVDEHLRTADPHVWAAGDVASTFSPRLGRYRRVEHWENARRQGALAAGSILGDEAIDDRPAYAFSDQYDLGMEYTGDVADPARTRVVVRGDVPGREFVAFWLDGARVVAGMNVNVWDVAGQIEELVVSGREVDAGRLADPAVPLEEI; the protein is encoded by the coding sequence ATGGGGGCGAGCACGACGGACGTCGTCGTCGTCGGCGCAGGCCTGACGGCCGCGTTCGTCGCCGAGACGCTGCGCGACCGTGGGCACACCGGACGCATCACGCTGGTCGGCGAGGAGCCCCACCGCCCGTACGAGCGGCCGCCGCTGTCCAAGGGCCTGCTGACCGGGGCGACAGACCGTGAGGCGCTGTTCGTCCACGAGCCGGCGTGGTACCCGAGCCGCGAGGTCGAGCTGCTACTCGGAACCACCGTGGCGGCCGTGGACCGCAGCTCCCGCCACGTCGTCCTGGACGACGGCACGCGACTGCCCTACGGGTCGCTCGTGCTCGCGACCGGCGCTCGTCCACGGCTGCTCGACGTCCCTGGAGGGCCGTTGCGTGGTGTCCTCCAGCTGCGGAGGATCGAGGACGCCGAGCGGCTGCGGGGTGCGCTCGTCACCGCGACCCGGGTCGCGGTGATCGGCGGGGGGTGGATCGGGCTCGAGGTCGCGGCAGCGGCGCGGGCCGCCGGTGCCGACGTGACGGTGCTCCACCGTGGCGGCCTCCCGCTCGAGCGCGCCCTCGGGGTCGAGATGGCTCAGGTCTTCGCCGACCTGCACCGCGACAACGGCGTCGAGCTGCGACCGCGTGCCGAGGTCGTCGGGCTGCGGGGCGTCGACGCCGTCTCCGGGGTGATGCTCGCCGACGGGTCGTCGGTGAGCGCGGACGTGGTGGTCGTCGGGATCGGCGTCGATCCGTGCACGGATCTCGCACGCGCCGCGGGGCTCGCCGTGGGCGGCGCCGGGACGGACCGGGGGGTCGTCGTGGACGAGCACCTGCGCACGGCTGACCCGCACGTCTGGGCGGCCGGAGACGTCGCCAGCACGTTCAGCCCGCGCCTCGGGCGGTACCGACGGGTCGAGCACTGGGAGAACGCGCGGCGGCAGGGTGCGCTGGCGGCCGGGTCGATCCTCGGCGACGAGGCGATCGACGACCGACCCGCGTACGCGTTCTCCGACCAGTACGACCTGGGCATGGAGTACACGGGCGACGTCGCCGACCCGGCCCGCACCCGCGTCGTCGTGCGCGGGGACGTCCCGGGTCGGGAGTTCGTGGCGTTCTGGCTCGACGGCGCGCGCGTCGTCGCCGGGATGAACGTCAACGTGTGGGACGTGGCCGGCCAGATCGAGGAGCTTGTCGTCTCCGGCCGCGAGGTCGACGCGGGGCGTCTGGCCGACCCTGCTGTCCCGCTCGAGGAGATCTGA
- a CDS encoding NADPH-dependent F420 reductase, with product MTTIGFIGSGHIGGTLARLAVAHGYEVVVSNSRGPQTLVDLVAELGDHARAGTAQEAAEEGDVVVVTIPLKNYRQVPVDPLAGKVVIDTNNYYPQRDGAIAELDSERTTTAELLQAHLPTSKVVKAFNHITAADLAVSGTPAGTPGRRALAIAGDDTQAKASVATLIDGLGYDVVDAGPLAEGWRIQRDTPGYIVALDADQLRAALAAAKRYAEL from the coding sequence ATGACGACAATCGGATTCATCGGAAGCGGCCACATCGGCGGAACACTCGCCCGGCTGGCCGTCGCGCACGGGTACGAGGTCGTGGTGAGCAACTCACGCGGACCCCAGACGCTCGTCGACCTCGTCGCCGAGCTCGGTGACCACGCGCGTGCCGGCACGGCGCAGGAGGCTGCCGAGGAAGGCGACGTCGTGGTGGTGACGATCCCGTTGAAGAACTACCGGCAGGTCCCGGTCGACCCCCTGGCCGGCAAGGTCGTGATCGACACGAACAACTACTACCCCCAGCGCGACGGGGCGATCGCGGAGCTCGACTCCGAGCGGACCACGACCGCTGAGCTCCTTCAGGCCCATCTGCCGACCTCGAAGGTCGTCAAGGCGTTCAACCACATCACGGCGGCAGATCTCGCGGTCTCCGGGACGCCGGCCGGCACCCCGGGTCGACGCGCGCTGGCCATCGCCGGCGACGACACGCAGGCGAAGGCCTCGGTGGCGACGCTGATCGACGGGCTCGGCTACGACGTCGTCGACGCCGGACCCCTCGCTGAGGGGTGGCGCATCCAGCGGGACACACCGGGCTACATCGTCGCCCTCGACGCGGACCAGCTCCGTGCCGCCCTGGCGGCGGCGAAGCGGTACGCGGAGCTCTGA
- the wecB gene encoding non-hydrolyzing UDP-N-acetylglucosamine 2-epimerase encodes MPNRPHQPKVLVVVGTRAEATKMIPVVHALQRDGRFRPVIISTGQYAEHVDDLLRQADVMKDVDLGVGRSGQLTLNQLFAKILLGIEEVYSSTQMPQDMVGNGHRTPTGAVACLVVGDATSAVAAALAAFHLRIPVVHIEAGMRTEDRFAPFPEEANRELLARLAAFHLAPTNEHKRNLVLEGVDYERILVTGNTSIDALQWSANRRSPYEDPALADLEDDDTTRVVVVTAHRRETWGRGLEGIAEAVARLATLYPETRFVIPLHPDPTMQEAIRAQVTGLPNVTLVERLGYAGFSRLLARASLAISDAGGIQEEAPGLGTPVLVTRDETERTDGVAAGTLELVGTKSGRIVAAARNLLDSEEAYAARVARVNPYGDGHAAERIVQALGHIVFATPAPAPFGSGILRDAVLRRFGDVPGLLPEAPPAADEVTGLTVPTQPERTSTVSPSEAPA; translated from the coding sequence GTGCCGAACCGACCGCACCAGCCCAAGGTCCTCGTCGTCGTCGGGACCCGGGCCGAAGCGACCAAGATGATCCCCGTCGTCCACGCGCTGCAGCGCGACGGCCGGTTCCGGCCCGTGATCATCAGCACCGGGCAGTACGCGGAGCACGTCGACGACCTGCTCCGCCAGGCCGACGTGATGAAGGACGTCGACCTGGGCGTCGGGCGGTCCGGCCAGCTGACGCTGAACCAGCTCTTCGCGAAGATCCTGCTCGGCATCGAGGAGGTCTACAGCTCGACGCAGATGCCTCAGGACATGGTCGGCAACGGGCACCGCACGCCGACGGGCGCCGTCGCGTGCCTCGTCGTCGGCGATGCGACCTCGGCCGTCGCGGCGGCGCTCGCGGCCTTCCACCTCCGGATCCCGGTCGTGCACATCGAGGCAGGCATGCGGACCGAGGACCGGTTCGCGCCGTTCCCGGAAGAGGCGAACCGCGAGCTCCTCGCGCGTCTCGCGGCGTTCCACCTCGCACCGACGAACGAGCACAAGCGGAACCTCGTGCTCGAGGGTGTGGACTACGAGCGCATCCTGGTGACCGGGAACACCTCGATCGACGCGCTCCAGTGGTCCGCGAACCGGAGGTCGCCGTACGAGGACCCGGCCCTGGCCGACCTCGAGGACGACGACACGACGCGCGTCGTCGTGGTGACCGCGCACCGTCGTGAGACGTGGGGTCGCGGGCTTGAAGGGATCGCCGAGGCGGTCGCCCGACTCGCGACGCTGTATCCCGAGACCCGGTTCGTCATCCCGCTGCACCCGGACCCGACGATGCAGGAGGCGATCCGGGCCCAGGTGACCGGGCTCCCGAACGTCACGCTGGTCGAGCGGCTGGGCTACGCGGGCTTCTCGCGCCTGCTCGCGCGGGCGAGCCTCGCGATCTCCGACGCCGGGGGGATCCAGGAGGAGGCGCCGGGCCTGGGTACGCCGGTGCTCGTGACGCGGGACGAGACCGAACGCACCGATGGTGTGGCCGCGGGCACGCTCGAGCTCGTCGGGACGAAGAGCGGGCGGATCGTCGCCGCGGCCCGCAACCTCCTCGACAGCGAGGAGGCCTACGCCGCACGGGTGGCACGGGTCAACCCCTACGGCGACGGCCACGCCGCCGAGAGGATCGTGCAGGCGCTCGGGCACATCGTGTTCGCGACGCCGGCACCGGCACCGTTCGGGAGCGGCATCCTGCGTGACGCCGTGCTCCGCCGGTTCGGCGACGTTCCCGGTCTGCTTCCCGAGGCGCCGCCGGCGGCCGACGAGGTCACGGGGCTGACGGTGCCGACCCAGCCGGAGCGGACGTCGACCGTCAGCCCGTCGGAGGCACCCGCCTGA
- a CDS encoding VOC family protein — translation MTTPQDLLAPETSMTAVSLLVGDLDAMTAYYRDVIALDVLDVAAPSEQPGAGRTGASVVLGRRGTPIVVLRHAPDLPRAGRGQAGLFHTAILFEDREGLAAAVASVATQVPGSYVGSADHLVSLAFYFTDPEGNGIELYWDRERTAWQWDGSRPRMDTLPLDPNAFLGAHLTDDGLEHPRTGSAGVGHVHLQVGDVDLARSFYVDALGFEVTGLMHGALFVAAGGYHHHMAMNTWNSAGAGPRASSLGLGEVAIVVPARDDLGALAARLTHHGVAVRDDGAALAFEDPWSNLIRVSAEG, via the coding sequence ATGACCACGCCCCAGGACCTCCTCGCCCCCGAGACCTCGATGACCGCGGTGAGCCTGCTGGTCGGCGACCTCGACGCCATGACCGCGTACTACCGCGACGTGATCGCGCTCGACGTGCTCGACGTCGCGGCGCCGTCGGAGCAGCCGGGTGCGGGTCGCACGGGTGCGAGCGTCGTACTCGGCCGCCGCGGGACCCCGATCGTCGTCCTGCGCCACGCACCGGACCTGCCGCGAGCCGGCAGGGGCCAGGCCGGCCTCTTCCACACCGCGATCCTCTTCGAGGACCGCGAGGGGCTCGCCGCGGCCGTCGCCTCGGTCGCGACCCAGGTGCCGGGGTCGTACGTCGGCAGCGCGGACCACCTGGTCTCGCTCGCGTTCTACTTCACGGACCCCGAGGGGAACGGCATCGAGCTCTACTGGGACCGTGAGCGCACCGCCTGGCAGTGGGACGGTTCGAGGCCACGGATGGACACGCTTCCGCTCGACCCGAACGCGTTCCTCGGTGCGCACCTGACGGACGACGGCCTCGAGCACCCGCGCACCGGGAGCGCCGGGGTCGGTCACGTGCACCTGCAGGTCGGCGACGTCGACCTCGCGCGGTCGTTCTACGTGGACGCGCTCGGCTTCGAGGTGACCGGTCTGATGCACGGCGCGCTGTTCGTCGCGGCAGGCGGCTACCACCACCACATGGCGATGAACACCTGGAACAGTGCTGGCGCCGGCCCCCGCGCGTCCTCGCTCGGCCTCGGGGAGGTCGCGATCGTCGTCCCGGCGCGGGACGACCTCGGTGCGCTCGCCGCGCGGCTCACGCACCACGGCGTGGCCGTCCGCGACGACGGCGCCGCGCTCGCGTTCGAGGACCCGTGGAGCAACCTCATCCGGGTCTCCGCTGAGGGCTGA
- a CDS encoding LLM class F420-dependent oxidoreductase, with translation MTRRIRIGVQIQPQHADYSQIRDALRRVEDIGADIAFNWDHFFPLFGDPDGKHFECWTMLGAWAEQTSRVEIGALVTCNSYRNPELLADMARTVDHISGGRLILGIGAGWFEKDYDEFGYEFGTAGSRIADLAQALPRIKARWAASNPAPTRQIPILVGGGGERKTLRVVAEHADAWHSFGDLESLTRNSAILDEHGVAVGRDASVVERSVGVSLPPAEVAADLVAAGVTLFTIGVGGPDYDLSLVRQWVAWRDAQG, from the coding sequence ATGACGCGCCGCATCCGCATCGGTGTCCAGATCCAGCCGCAGCACGCCGACTACTCGCAGATCCGCGATGCGCTACGTCGAGTGGAGGACATTGGGGCGGATATTGCGTTCAACTGGGACCACTTCTTCCCCCTCTTCGGCGACCCGGACGGCAAGCACTTCGAGTGCTGGACGATGCTCGGTGCGTGGGCGGAGCAGACGAGCCGCGTCGAGATCGGTGCGCTCGTGACGTGCAACTCGTACCGCAACCCCGAGCTCCTCGCGGACATGGCGCGGACCGTCGACCACATCTCCGGCGGGCGGCTGATCCTGGGCATCGGGGCCGGGTGGTTCGAGAAGGACTACGACGAGTTCGGGTACGAGTTCGGGACCGCAGGATCGCGGATCGCGGACCTCGCCCAGGCGCTGCCCCGGATCAAGGCCCGCTGGGCCGCCTCGAACCCCGCACCGACCCGGCAGATCCCGATCCTCGTGGGTGGCGGGGGCGAGCGGAAGACCCTTCGCGTCGTCGCGGAGCACGCGGACGCGTGGCACAGCTTCGGCGACCTCGAGAGCCTCACCCGCAATAGCGCAATCCTGGACGAGCACGGCGTCGCCGTCGGCCGAGACGCGAGCGTCGTCGAGCGGTCCGTCGGGGTGTCGCTCCCACCGGCCGAGGTCGCCGCCGACCTCGTGGCCGCCGGGGTCACGCTGTTCACGATCGGCGTGGGGGGCCCCGACTACGACCTCTCCCTCGTCAGGCAGTGGGTCGCCTGGCGCGACGCTCAAGGCTGA
- a CDS encoding metallophosphoesterase → MSGRTDRWASLARRRGVTLTRTLRSSAARVRAVVLGPVRQRLRRGRRWVPLLVVAVLVSLVFGVTTASADLSLGPHEATYQVTTDSTVTVDLGPLGTLEIDSPLPLFLGARVIVHEIPSSVTQVGSAHTLEALSSDLQSYLQFFARPQATVEAAARALVLDALWRAGVALVALLVGWLVLGALLGRARRAELARAASAHRRRLVVGGVVALLVLVAGTASGVTGSRTNVDATPTSVFDGTPLQGARVTGRLGGVIDTYGSYAVAAYRQNEAFYAAADHAMVAAWAARAQEIADAHTGAPAVQAPAEDAPVVMLVVSDLHCNVGMAPLIHDAATLSGASIILNAGDSTMDGTAVEKYCIDTFASAAPKDVVTVVSGGNHDSEETAAQERAAGMVVLSGEVVTVKGVRILGDSDPNATRVGAGTSAVSESSTQEGKRLADVACADKDGVDLLLIHTPTVGNQALEQGCVPAQVSGHLHTRYGPLQVGDGIRYISASTAGAVSGQPTVGPLHGTAEMTVLRFDPVTREIMDYQVIQVHKDTTATVGYRFTWPSTRGLPGVLSEILAPQPTAVTAPSAGPTTDPAAGTGTAVPTTPAGE, encoded by the coding sequence GTGAGCGGGAGGACCGACCGCTGGGCGTCGCTCGCACGCCGTCGCGGGGTCACGCTCACCCGTACTCTCCGCTCGTCGGCCGCACGGGTCCGGGCCGTCGTGCTCGGGCCGGTCCGGCAGCGTCTGCGTCGTGGTCGGCGCTGGGTGCCGCTGCTCGTCGTCGCCGTGCTCGTCTCGCTCGTGTTCGGTGTCACGACGGCCTCGGCCGACCTGAGCCTCGGCCCGCACGAGGCGACCTACCAGGTCACGACCGACAGCACCGTCACGGTGGACCTCGGGCCGCTCGGCACGCTCGAGATCGACTCGCCGCTGCCGCTGTTCCTCGGTGCCCGGGTGATCGTGCACGAGATCCCGTCGAGCGTCACGCAGGTCGGCAGCGCCCACACGCTCGAGGCGCTGAGCTCTGACCTGCAGAGCTACCTGCAGTTCTTCGCGCGTCCCCAGGCGACGGTCGAGGCCGCCGCTCGGGCCCTCGTGCTCGATGCGCTGTGGCGTGCCGGGGTGGCCCTCGTCGCGCTCCTGGTCGGGTGGCTCGTGCTCGGCGCGCTCCTCGGCCGGGCCCGTCGTGCGGAGCTGGCACGCGCCGCGTCCGCGCACCGGCGCCGGCTGGTGGTCGGCGGCGTGGTGGCGCTGCTGGTTCTCGTCGCGGGCACCGCGAGCGGCGTCACCGGGTCCCGGACCAACGTCGACGCGACCCCGACGTCGGTGTTCGACGGCACGCCCCTCCAGGGGGCCCGGGTCACGGGCCGACTCGGCGGCGTGATCGACACGTACGGAAGCTACGCCGTCGCCGCCTACCGCCAGAACGAGGCCTTCTACGCCGCCGCCGACCACGCGATGGTCGCGGCCTGGGCGGCGCGCGCCCAGGAGATCGCGGACGCCCACACCGGGGCACCGGCCGTCCAGGCGCCCGCCGAGGACGCCCCCGTCGTCATGCTCGTGGTGAGCGACCTGCACTGCAACGTCGGCATGGCACCGCTGATCCACGACGCCGCGACGCTGTCCGGGGCGAGCATCATCCTCAACGCGGGCGACTCCACGATGGACGGCACGGCCGTCGAGAAGTACTGCATCGACACGTTCGCCTCGGCGGCGCCGAAGGACGTGGTGACCGTGGTCTCCGGCGGCAACCACGACTCTGAGGAGACCGCGGCGCAGGAGCGTGCTGCCGGCATGGTCGTCCTGTCCGGTGAGGTCGTGACGGTCAAGGGGGTGCGGATCCTCGGTGACAGCGACCCGAACGCGACCCGCGTGGGAGCCGGCACCTCGGCGGTCAGCGAGTCGTCCACGCAGGAGGGTAAGCGGCTCGCGGACGTCGCGTGCGCCGACAAGGACGGTGTCGACCTGCTGCTGATCCACACGCCGACGGTCGGCAACCAGGCGCTCGAGCAGGGGTGCGTCCCTGCCCAGGTCTCGGGGCACCTGCACACGCGGTACGGGCCGCTCCAGGTGGGCGACGGCATCCGCTACATCAGCGCGAGCACGGCGGGGGCGGTGAGCGGCCAGCCGACGGTCGGGCCGCTGCACGGCACCGCGGAGATGACCGTGCTCCGGTTCGACCCGGTGACCCGGGAGATCATGGACTACCAGGTGATCCAGGTGCACAAGGACACGACGGCGACGGTGGGGTACCGGTTCACGTGGCCGTCGACCCGCGGTCTGCCGGGGGTGCTCTCCGAGATCCTCGCCCCGCAGCCGACCGCCGTCACCGCGCCGTCGGCGGGCCCGACGACGGACCCGGCCGCCGGGACCGGGACGGCGGTTCCGACCACCCCGGCAGGTGAGTGA